In Hemiscyllium ocellatum isolate sHemOce1 chromosome 16, sHemOce1.pat.X.cur, whole genome shotgun sequence, one genomic interval encodes:
- the LOC132823333 gene encoding forkhead box protein I1-ema-like encodes MSSFDLQTQSPPRCSPQFPSIGQEPPELNIFCENFFHQQNAQRPSNYDIEDYGSSSNPYLWLNGPPMNPSSYLPGSNGSPFIPQSYGMPRQFIPNSGSLGGSDLGWLSIPNQEELLKLVRPPYSYSALIAMAIHGAPDKRLTLSQIYQYVADNFPFYNKSKAGWQNSIRHNLSLNDCFKKVPRDEDDPGKGNYWTLDPNCEKMFDNGNFRRKRKRKSDPNASTAGLGAEKSDDGPHKAPLSPGIPDPSSARTGTSPDKKSPAPVSAPCLSNFISSMSTYNNPPGGRQAPLGLVSDTSQRMGQGMMGFSSYPPSGNILGQSGSEWSDPGTSNHYGYSSVLNQFNNHFYNSLNANSLLYPREGTEV; translated from the exons ATGAGTTCATTTGACCTGCAAACGCAGTCACCCCCTCGATGCAGTCCCCAGTTCCCCAGCATCGGTCAGGAGCCCCCAGAGTTGAACATCTTCTGTGAAAACTTCTTCCACCAGCAGAACGCCCAGCGGCCGTCCAACTATGACATCGAGGATTACGGCTCATCCAGCAACCCCTACCTCTGGCTGAACGGGCCCCCCATGAACCCCTCGTCATACTTGCCCGGATCCAACGGCAGCCCCTTCATCCCGCAGTCCTACGGGATGCCCAGGCAGTTCATCCCCAACAGCGGCAGCCTGGGGGGCTCGGACCTGGGCTGGCTCTCCATCCCCAACCAGGAGGAGCTGCTGAAGCTGGTGAGGCCTCCATACTCCTACTCGGCTCTGATCGCCATGGCGATCCACGGAGCGCCGGACAAGAGGCTGACCCTCAGCCAAATCTATCAGTATGTGGCTGACAACTTCCCCTTCTACAACAAGAGTAAAGCCGGCTGGCAGAACTCCATCCggcacaatctctccctcaacgaCTGCTTCAAGAAAGTACCCAGAGATGAGGATGACCCAG GGAAGGGAAACTACTGGACCCTGGATCCCAACTGCGAGAAAATGTTTGACAACGGAAACTTCCGGCGCAAGAGGAAGAGGAAGTCCGACCCCAACGCCTCCACCGCCGGTCTCGGAGCCGAGAAATCGGATGACGGCCCCCACAAGGCCCCCCTGAGTCCCGGAATCCCGGACCCCTCCTCCGCCCGGACAGGCACGTCTCCAGACAAGAAGTCTCCGGCTCCCGTCTCGGCTCCCTGCCTCAGCAACTTCATTTCCAGCATGTCCACATACAACAACCCGCCAGGCGGGAGGCAGGCTCCTCTCGGACTGGTCAGTGACACTTCCCAGAGAATGGGGCAGGGCATGATGGGGTTCAGctcctacccaccctccggcaACATCCTGGGCCAGTCCGGCTCGGAATGGAGCGACCCGGGAACGTCAAACCATTACGGTTACTCATCAGTCCTGAACCAGTTCAACAATCACTTCTACAACAGCCTCAACGCCAACAGCCTGTTGTACCCCAGGGAAGGTACAGAAGTGTGA